The genomic window CCCATCATGACGAGATCAAGAACGGTGTAGGCAAATTCCGTAGGCGAGGCCTGAGGAACGTAAGCAATCTGCCGTGCGATCCGTTCCCGGCTCATCTGCGTGATGTCTTCGCCACCCACGAGCACCGATCCGTTGATCGCGGGGATTAATCCCAGCAGCGTCTTGAACAGCGTGGTCTTGCCTACGCCGTTCGGGCCGAGCAGGCACGTCACCGTGCCCGGCGGCAGCGCGAGGTTCAGATCGCGCGCGATCGTTGTTGAGCCATAGCCAATGGCGAGGTTGCGTGCTTCGAGCGGCGTCATGGCACGAGCCTTTTGCGGCTGCGCGCCAGCAGCCACACAAAGAGGGGACCGCCGATCGCGGCGGTCAGCACGCCGAGCGGAATTTCGATGCGCGCGCCAGATCGCGCCAGCGTATCCACGGCAATCATAAATGCTGCGCCAAGCGGGATCGACGCGAGCAGAAGGCGGTCGAACCGAGGACCGGTGAGAATGCGGGCCATGTGCGGGATCATCAGGCCCACCCAGCCGATCACGCCGGAAATCGCGACCACGCTTGCCGTCACCAGCGTGGCCGCCGCAATCACGATGGCGCGGACGCGCTCGACATTCACGCCAAGTGCGCGGGCTTCGTCATCGCCAAGGGAGAGCACGCCGATCCGCCAGCGCAGCAGGACCAGTGGTGCGAGGCCGATCAGGACAACCGGAACGGTGGCCGCGACATCGTTGGCTTTCACCCCGGCGAGGCTGCCGAGCAGCCAGAACGTGATGGCGGGAAGCTGGTCATAGGGATCGGCAAGAACCTTGACGAGAGAGATCGCGGCGCCCGCCAGCGCGCCGACCACGATGCCGGCCAGCACAAGGACCAGCACGTCGCCGCTGCCGCGCAGCATGCGTGCCAATGCCACCACGATCATGACGGTGGCAAGGCCGCCGGCAAATCCGAACAGTTGGATGATGAGCACCGGCAGCCCGAGCAGAATGCCGATCACGGCGCCCAGTCCCGCGCCGGTCGAGACGCCAAGGATATCAGGCGAGACCAGTGGATTGCGGAACAGGCTTTGATAGGCGGCGCCTGCGGCAGCGAGCGCTGCCCCAACGAGACCTGCGGCCACAACGCGCGGCAGGCGAATATTGAACAGAACGGTGGAGAGCGTGGTATCGGCGCTGGTGCCGAACAGCCGATGGGTCAGCACGTCGAGAACGGTCAGCGGGGCAATCGGGTAGGGGCCGACACCCGATGCGATCAGCGCAATGACGATGAGGAGAACGAAAAGGAGAACGATCGTGGTTGCGGTTTGCAAGGCTGCGTTTCAACCTCCGGGACCATCAAGCAAGGTGTTGAGCTCCGCGTCGGTCAGATCGACCTGATAAAACAGATGATAGAACGCGCGGATATCGTCGCGCAGGTTGCCTTGTGTCTTGTCGGGGTAGAGCTTGTAGAGCAGCCACGTCAGACCAGCGAGCCGGTTGACCGATGGTGGCGAGTCGATAAAGCCGTAGGGCAGGTTTGGCGCAACAAAGATCCGGTTTGAGGCAACGGCGGGGATCGGCTTCCATTCCGCTTTCCGGTGCACGGTCTTCTGGAAACGATGATCCAGCGTGATGATCGTGTCCGGCGCCCACGCGATCACCTGCTCGGGCGACACGTTGACGATGCCGCCTTTCTCCCGCAATCCCTCGACGACATTGATGCCGCCGACGCGTTCGATGATCTCGGTGTTGATCGAGCCGCGCGAGCCGCTCTCAAGTCCTTCAGGGCCTCGCGCGAGATAAACGCGCGGGCGTTTGTCGGCAGGAATTCCGGCGATCGTCCGGTCGACGCGTGCGAAGGTTTGTTCGGCGGCATGGGCGAGTTCTTCACCGCGCGCTTTGACGCCTAGCACATCCGCGAGCAGGCGTAGCGCCGCTGGCGTATTCTGAAAGCGGCCATCGATGAGCAGATAGGGGATGCCGGTCTGCGCCTGGACGCGATCCGCGAGCGAGCGATAGGTGTCGTTGAGGGTGCCGAAGTCGATGATGATGTCGGGCTTTGCTGCAAGCAACCGCTCAAGGTTCAATGTATCGCCACGGCCGGTCAGTCGTCCGAGTTCTGGCAGTTCGCGCACGGAGGGAAGCAGAAACGGCTTTTCGGCATTATGGGGCGTGCGGACCCAGCCGATCATTTTTTGCGGCGCGAGCATATAAAGAAGCGTTGAAGCCGGGGGGCCGGCCGTGAACACCCGAGAGATCGTGTCGGGGACGTCGACTTGGCGCCCAGCGGAGTCGGTCACGGTCCGCGCGCGTGCGGGGGCCGCGCTTAAGATCGACGCGATGCAGAGACTGACGAACAGGGCGAGCGAGATGCGCTTGATGGCGTGGATCATGGCTCGATCTTCTGCCTCGGGTAAACGGGAGTGGTGCCGCCAAATCAGACACTGGCGCCCAATTCATACCGAGGGCGGCGCCATCCTGCAATTTGTCGTCCTAGCCTTCGCTATGAACCGGCCGATATGACGCAGCCTTTGGACTCGGGACACCAGCGACGTCACCGTTCCGTAAATATCGCGCCGGATCAACTGCTTTGGAGCGTGCGCCTATGCGGACGCCGACCGGATGGCAGGTGCGACCTTCTCGCCGAGCAGCGTGATGGCGTCAGTCATGGCCTCATGATCGGTGGACGCCGTGCTCATCTGGAATGTGACGCGCGACAGGCCGCCGAGAATGTCATTCGCGCGCATCAAGTTAGCTGTCACTTCATCCGGGTCTCCGATCAGGAACGTGCCCTTGTCGCTGCGCATGACATCGAAGTCGCGGCGGGTCGGCGTCGACCAGCCACGCTCGCGGCCGACCGAGGACATCATCTGCGCCCAGCCGGGATAGAAGATGTTTGCGGCGTCCTTCGAAGTGGGAGCGACGAAGCCGACGGTGTGCAATCCCACACGGAGAGTTTCCGAAGGATGACCCGCACGCCGACCGGCTTCGCGATAAAGATCAACGAGCGGGCGAAACTGTTCGTAGCGTCCGCCGATGACCGCCAGCATCAGCGGCAGGCCGAGCATGCCGGCGCGCACAAACGACTGCCGCGTTCCTCCAACGCCGAGCCAGATGGGTAAACGCTCCTGCAGTGGACGCGGGTAAATGCCTTCTCCGCGCAGTGCCGGCCTGAAGCGTCCGGACCACTCTATACTGTTGGCATCGCGCACCTTCAGCAGCAGATCGAGCTTTTCCGCGAACAGGTCGTCGTAATCAGTCAGGCTGTAGCCGAACAGAGGGAAGGCTTCGACGGAGGAGCCGCGGCCGACAACGATCTCAGCGCGGCCGTTCGAGATGAGGTCAAGGGTTGCGAATTGCTGGAAGACGCGCACAGGGTCGGCGGCACCGAGCACGGTGACGGCGCTGGTGAGGCGGATCGATTTTGTCCGCGCCGCTGCGGCGGCGAGAATGAGTGTTGGTGCGGAGTCGAGAAATTCCGGCCTGTGATGTTCGCCCATGCCAAAGCTATCGAGGCCGACACGGTCGGCAGTCTCGATTTCCGTGAGCAATTGCGCCATGCGCTCGGCTGCCGCCTGCCTCGTGTTCGCAAGTTGCGTGCCTTGTGGAAGAATGGCGAAGCTGTCGATTCCGATTTCCATTGCGGGCATGTCAGAGCTCTAGTGCGCTGGATTTGACGTTCGTACGCGTATTGCGACGAGTCCTCAGTACGAACGTCAAATCAAAAAGGCGCACTAGCTTCATAGAGTTGCTAGTGTCCCTCCTGGTTCTAACGTTCGCGAACGAGAGTGCTGCAAGGTGATGCGAACGCGAAAATCGGGGCACTAGCGCCATGAAAGCTGAATCGATGTGCGGCAATCGCATGAGTGCTCCTGATCTGTCGGTGAATTCGGAGTTTAGATGTCCAAAAAGCGACAGCGCGCAAGAGCGCACACGCGTGTCACTCGCGAACATGGGTGTTACTGTTCTTGTGCGGAGCGCACCCGTCCTCGATCGTCATCTGAAACACATGACGGATAACTCACGCTTCATTGAATAGGCGTGAGGTTACAGCGAGGTCCGCTTAAGTCTGCTTTAAGCTCGCATTGCTCCGGTCTCGCGCTGGTCCCGTTATCCGGGATCGGCGCAACGATCTCTTCAAAGATGACTGGACTCTCACATGTCTTCATTGCTCGCCCGCTATTACGCCCTCACGGCTC from Nitrobacteraceae bacterium AZCC 1564 includes these protein-coding regions:
- a CDS encoding iron complex transport system permease protein (product_source=KO:K02015; cath_funfam=1.10.3470.10; cog=COG0609; ko=KO:K02015; pfam=PF01032; superfamily=81345; transmembrane_helix_parts=Inside_1_6,TMhelix_7_29,Outside_30_57,TMhelix_58_80,Inside_81_92,TMhelix_93_110,Outside_111_113,TMhelix_114_136,Inside_137_142,TMhelix_143_165,Outside_166_194,TMhelix_195_217,Inside_218_237,TMhelix_238_260,Outside_261_279,TMhelix_280_302,Inside_303_306,TMhelix_307_326,Outside_327_334); amino-acid sequence: MQTATTIVLLFVLLIVIALIASGVGPYPIAPLTVLDVLTHRLFGTSADTTLSTVLFNIRLPRVVAAGLVGAALAAAGAAYQSLFRNPLVSPDILGVSTGAGLGAVIGILLGLPVLIIQLFGFAGGLATVMIVVALARMLRGSGDVLVLVLAGIVVGALAGAAISLVKVLADPYDQLPAITFWLLGSLAGVKANDVAATVPVVLIGLAPLVLLRWRIGVLSLGDDEARALGVNVERVRAIVIAAATLVTASVVAISGVIGWVGLMIPHMARILTGPRFDRLLLASIPLGAAFMIAVDTLARSGARIEIPLGVLTAAIGGPLFVWLLARSRKRLVP
- a CDS encoding iron complex transport system substrate-binding protein (product_source=KO:K02016; cath_funfam=3.40.50.1980; cleavage_site_network=SignalP-noTM; cog=COG0614; ko=KO:K02016; pfam=PF01497; superfamily=53807), which codes for MIHAIKRISLALFVSLCIASILSAAPARARTVTDSAGRQVDVPDTISRVFTAGPPASTLLYMLAPQKMIGWVRTPHNAEKPFLLPSVRELPELGRLTGRGDTLNLERLLAAKPDIIIDFGTLNDTYRSLADRVQAQTGIPYLLIDGRFQNTPAALRLLADVLGVKARGEELAHAAEQTFARVDRTIAGIPADKRPRVYLARGPEGLESGSRGSINTEIIERVGGINVVEGLREKGGIVNVSPEQVIAWAPDTIITLDHRFQKTVHRKAEWKPIPAVASNRIFVAPNLPYGFIDSPPSVNRLAGLTWLLYKLYPDKTQGNLRDDIRAFYHLFYQVDLTDAELNTLLDGPGG
- a CDS encoding hypothetical protein (product_source=Hypo-rule applied), with protein sequence MRLPHIDSAFMALVPRFSRSHHLAALSFANVRTRRDTSNSMKLVRLFDLTFVLRTRRNTRTNVKSSALEL
- a CDS encoding putative LLM family oxidoreductase (product_source=TIGR03858; cath_funfam=3.20.20.30; cog=COG2141; pfam=PF00296; superfamily=51679; tigrfam=TIGR03858), translated to MPAMEIGIDSFAILPQGTQLANTRQAAAERMAQLLTEIETADRVGLDSFGMGEHHRPEFLDSAPTLILAAAAARTKSIRLTSAVTVLGAADPVRVFQQFATLDLISNGRAEIVVGRGSSVEAFPLFGYSLTDYDDLFAEKLDLLLKVRDANSIEWSGRFRPALRGEGIYPRPLQERLPIWLGVGGTRQSFVRAGMLGLPLMLAVIGGRYEQFRPLVDLYREAGRRAGHPSETLRVGLHTVGFVAPTSKDAANIFYPGWAQMMSSVGRERGWSTPTRRDFDVMRSDKGTFLIGDPDEVTANLMRANDILGGLSRVTFQMSTASTDHEAMTDAITLLGEKVAPAIRSASA